A single region of the Leishmania panamensis strain MHOM/PA/94/PSC-1 chromosome 21 sequence genome encodes:
- a CDS encoding hypothetical protein (TriTrypDB/GeneDB-style sysID: LpmP.21.1060) has protein sequence MSGLTRWCVSTVARVWEKTKSTVNLVYNVGDQLRIVYNTANSHDERKSDFDATVLRAGGFVAATVLCIVVDAQGGIPNTLRWLRALVVTENHTSGGAVDAAASTVAGL, from the coding sequence ATGAGCGGGCTGACGCGATGGTGCGTCAGCACCGTAGCTCGTGTCTGGGAAAAGACGAAGAGCACCGTTAATCTCGTCTACAACGTTGGGGATCAACTACGGATTGTGTACAACACCGCCAACAGTCACGATGAGCGCAAGAGCGACTTTGACGCCACAGTGCTGCGAGCTGGCGGCTTCGTAGCCGCCACGGTGCTCTGCATCGTTGTGGATGCTCAGGGCGGTATACCAAACACACTGCGATGGCTGCGCGCACTTGTGGTGACAGAGAACCACAcgagcggcggtgcagtggATGCTGCGGCTTCAACAGTGGCTGGGCTGTAG
- a CDS encoding hypothetical protein (TriTrypDB/GeneDB-style sysID: LpmP.21.1110), whose translation MPRLSRVSALSARRRCTSAFQETWLAPTARFHRQWHSTAASSPRAGAAATPAARHADPCPAAAPCSTQVLSSHSCPTAAVLVDTSDSAHVTLPYCLADVQERVRAQLRLLLLQRLLAPLVTESLMDLFGEQPREGSSDIHAGGSGDAAALASTVVHSVTQSPSTLRYLAFSHKNPRLRHPSWAPLWAASPQSNTPSTSSCTPSMELNVDIHADAKRPDEAAVDAFDVRVTLVEQDAAETLVRPCLGEVAPLLGSHMCGSFRAVTTAAHSAMSTTLSSSTTAAEVLSAKPAAPSPLPPPSFTAVTYWECCRVDSYLPSYVQVQAAVRHLLLRRRPTADFTANARSAVPTAFVSVPQLPPARPLALVAVVAPDHLTALYSEFVDMLEREGRQRLHQPQGGATCGGPVHLLLFNSKELVRKNVAV comes from the coding sequence aTGCCCCGCCTTTCAAGGGTGAGCGCGCTCTctgcgaggcggcgctgcacctcagCCTTCCAGGAAACGTGGCTCGCGCCTACTGCACGTTTCCATCGCCAGTGgcacagcaccgcagcgtcCTCCCCCCGTGCCggggctgctgccacgccagcagcgcgtcaCGCTGATCCCTGTCCGGCAGCCGCTCCTTGCTCGACTCAGGTGCTTTCTAGCCACAGCTGCCCGACAGCAGCTGTTCTTGTCGACACGAGTGACAGCGCTCACGTTACGCTGCCCTACTGCCTGGCGGATGTGCAAGAGAGGGTACGCGCACAacttcggctgctgcttctccagcgccttcTTGCCCCCTTGGTCACGGAGTCTCTGATGGACCTCTTTGGAGAGCAGCCCAGGGAGGGTAGCAGTGACATACATGCGGGTGGAAGTGGTGACGCCGCGGCATTGGCGTCCACCGTCGTCCACAGCGTTACCCAATCGCCGAGCACTCTGCGCTACCTTGCCTTCTCCCACAAGAACCCGCGACTCCGGCATCCCAGCTGGGCACCGCTCTGGGCAGCGAGTCCGCAGTCGAACACACCCTCTACTTCGTCCTGCACCCCGTCTATGGAGTTGAACGTTGACATACACGCGGACGCCAAGCGGCCTGacgaggcggcagtggaTGCCTTCGACGTCCGTGTCACTCTGGTGGAGCAAGATGCGGCAGAGACCCTTGTGCGACCTTGCCTCGGGGAGGTGGCGCCTCTGTTAGGCAGCCACATGTGTGGTTCCTTCCGCGCcgtcaccactgctgctcacAGCGCGATGTCAACGACGCTTTCATCCTCCACTACGGCGGCGGAGGTCTTGTCTGCCAAACccgctgcgccatcgccgttACCACCGCCTTCTTTCACCGCCGTCACCTACTGGGAATGCTGCCGCGTTGACTCCTACCTTCCATCCTACGTGCAGGTTCAGGCCGCTGTGCGCCATCTGCTCCTCCGACGGAGACCTACAGCCGACTTCACCGCAAACGCACGGTCAGCAGTGCCTACGGCGTTCGTGTCGGTGCCACAGTTGCCACCGGCACGCCCCTTGGCGCTTGTCGCGGTGGTCGCGCCAGACCATCTGACAGCGCTGTACTCGGAGTTTGTCGACATGCTTGAGCGAGAGGgcaggcagcggctgcatcAGCCGCAGGGAGGCGCCACGTGTGGTGGCCCGGTGCACCTTCTTCTTTTCAATAGCAAGGAGCTGGTGAGAAAAAACGTTGCCGTGTAG
- a CDS encoding mis-match repair protein, putative (TriTrypDB/GeneDB-style sysID: LpmP.21.1080) gives MVASAATAQAEPCCVAALIFNNAKEVGVALCELPSLTVSLFQYGDTATFFKTASLLHTRNPVEVLVPSTTVDSELVQTLLRQHGAHMTFTSVQRCFYNAEEGVQRLSQLKSSAEASLCIEDTDRYLCVAAANAVVLYMEHVNDMHLLPGSVRVRAEALEHYMEVSRTTARALQIIPDAACMSAAAAAPLTFMGNAAGGNGRADRQQREQVQRYGAAPKLSFLGHDLPEPPPLLQPVALVDAIPRACTVMGQRYLRRTLLQPLRDRVAVQGRHDAVEWLLCEPRRLHILRTLLRHITTLDLERLTATLTHQPRRERTGAQQQSYLESLQLLWSALPYLEQLHIQLKAYLGPLPRMPEPVHQEGVPSSMRSTLPGGEPDVAASPNDLCSTAAHPSVLHSIATALGQCRLPELATLMSTYLERSVLPSVVDHHEKSAAHYGALHGFDPGGVHIPPDVSVVAQQQHSQRKRRRLCNDDDATNSHHHRQQPSQRPTAVLLRLLRMCFLVQAPRGGELDALRTRLSLRISDITSYAVELRATYQIFSLRLEPDPVKLYCFSYMAAEEAKAQSGPFTWRYAGGSHFALYLSALREQQLQRQQVRQQEEGRHLRSSQWHLATSTEDSLRTASSFPPPELPRHTISADGAVPNSSAVDLFPSFTSDTDPTVSRQLRRRRVRCSTEDLEYRCARAQECVAEILQLQLHDVQPLVRAIQNEFLGSLQATVESVALLDTLLCFALYSLTHQCTRPVLVELRTGSTTAPRVPTVTAELSGDGEMATSSGRRATAAAGGAQVSRDKLDEYAGDASAASCVGDQGGGTVASAGMSETSSDPATPPSTAPLSSLTAYTMASSAMATVTESRYASRAFLRIENALHPSATQRQPPSRAVTRAGVSARLTGVEAVGVVSSTSGSSGGLTISWGSHGGGVCVVTGPNACGKTTLLRIIGQYFTLAQAGCFVPAQHAQLFLADRLLAHMLCDELPSIAHSSFWRELMELSELTHAATAESVALLDELGRSTTTAQGFSLAWATALLLSDRRVHSVLTTHYAGLPSLARVRPTRIVAFHFRVAFEQLVARDGGRDGAAASSSREPARTRITIARFGHTLFPGPCPQRWYGLALAERLHFFEPVLAMARHTRACRSPAREAYTEEGEA, from the coding sequence ATGGTCGCCTCAGCCGCAACTGCCCAAGCTGAACCGTGCTGCGTTGCTGCACTCATCTTCAATAACGCCAAGGAGGTTGGCGTCGCGCTCTGTGAGTTGCCGTCGCTGACCGTGTCTCTGTTCCAGTACGGCGATACGGCTACGTTCTTCAAGacagcatcgctgctgcacacgcgcaacCCGGTCGAGGTGTTGGTCCCCTCGACCACCGTCGATAGTGAGCTGGTGCaaacgctgctgcggcagcacggcGCCCACATGACCTTCACAagtgtgcagcgctgcttctacaatgcggaggagggggtgcagcGGCTGTCGCAGCTGAAGTCGTCGGCCGAAGCGTCGCTGTGCATTGAGGACACAGACCGCTACCtctgtgtggctgctgctaaTGCAGTCGTTTTGTATATGGAGCACGTGAACGACATGCACTTGCTGCCAGGCTCCGTGCGCGTGCGGgcagaggcgctggagcACTACATGGAAGTCTCTCGCACTACGGCACGTGCGCTGCAGATTATTCCAGACGCCGCATGCatgtcagcggcggcggcagcgccgttgACCTTCATGGGCAACGCAGCGGGCGGCAATGGGAGGGCCGATCGGCAGCAACGGGAGCAAGTTCAGCGATATGGCGCGGCGCCAAAACTGTCGTTTCTCGGTCATGACCTTCCCgaaccgccgccgctgctgcaaccAGTCGCGCTTGTGGACGCGATCCCACGCGCCTGCACGGTCATGGGTCAGCGCTACCTCCGCCGTACCCTTCTCCAGCCTCTGCGTGACCGCGTTGCCGTCCAAGGCCGCCATGACGCTGTCGAGTGGCTTCTGTGTGAGCCAAGACGACTTCACATTCTGCGCACACTCCTGCGACACATCACCACGCTTGACCTCGAGCGCttgacggcgacgctgacCCACCAACCACGGCGCGAGAGGACCggcgctcagcagcagtcgtACCTCGAgtcactgcagctgctctggAGCGCGTTGCCTTACCTGGAGCAGCTCCACATACAGCTCAAGGCCTACCTAGGCCCGCTGCCAAGAATGCCAGAACCAGTGCATCAAGAAGGCGTACCGTCATCAATGCGATCAACACTGCCGGGTGGCGAACCAGACGTGGCGGCCTCGCCAAACGActtgtgcagcaccgcagcgcatcCTTCGGTACTGCACAgcatcgccaccgcgctgGGGCAGTGCCGTTTGCCCGAGCTGGCGACCCTCATGAGCACCTACCTGGAGCGCTCCGTGCTGCCATCGGTCGTCGACCATCACGAGAAGAGCGCTGCGCACTATGGAGCGCTCCATGGCTTTGATCCAGGTGGCGTACATATCCCGCCGGACGTGTCTGTGgtggctcagcagcagcattcaCAACGGAAGCGACGCCGACTGTgcaacgacgacgatgccACAAACTCACATCATCACAGGCAGCAGCCTTCGCAGCGCCCTACAGCCGTCCTCCTGCGACTCCTCCGCATGTGTTTTCTTGTCCAGGCtccgcgcggcggcgagctgGACGCACTTCGCACGCGGCTGAGCCTCCGTATCTCCGACATTACTTCCTACGCAGTGGAGCTGCGTGCGACATACCAGATCTTCTCGCTGCGCCTGGAGCCGGACCCGGTTAAACTGTACTGTTTCTCCTACATGGCTgcagaggaggcaaaggcgCAGTCCGGACCCTTCACGTGGCGCTACGCAGGCGGCTCACACTTTGCCTTGTATCTTTCCGCActgcgtgagcagcagctgcagcggcaacaaGTACGGCAACAGGAAGAGGGACGGCATCTGCGTAGTTCTCAGTGGCACCTGGCCACTTCTACTGAGGATTCCTTGCGCACCGCTTCATCGTTTCCTCCGCCAGAGCTGCCCCGGCACACAATCAGCGCCGACGGCGCCGTACCCAACTCGTCCGCGGTTGatcttttcccctctttcacATCCGACACGGATCCCACTGTCTCTCGtcagctgcgtcgccgccgagTGCGATGCAGCACAGAGGACCTCGAATACCGCTGTGCTCGGGCGCAAGAGTGCGTCGCAGAgattctgcagctgcagttgcACGATGTGCAGCCCCTCGTCCGCGCCATCCAGAATGAGTTCCTCGGCTCTCTGCAGGCTACCGTGGAGTCCGTGGCTCTGCTTGATACACTGCTGTGCTTCGCGCTCTACTCGTTGACGCATCAGTGCACCCGACCAGTgctggtggagctgcggACGGggtcgacgacggcgccacgGGTGCCTACGGTCACAGCCGAGCTCTCTGGGGATGGCGAGATGGCGACTTCTTCGGGACGGagagccaccgccgcagcaggcggcgctcaGGTTTCGCGTGACAAGCTGGACGAGTACGCTGGCGACGCAAGTGCCGCTTCTTGTGTAGGGGACCAGGGAGGTGGAACAGTGGCGTCCGCGGGCATGTCTGAGACGTCTAGCGATCCAGCGACCCCGCCATCTACGGCACCACTGTCGTCTCTCACGGCGTACACCATGGCATCATCGGCGATGGCCACGGTGACAGAGTCACGTTACGCCTCTCGAGCGTTTCTCCGTATTGAGAACGCACTGCACCCCTctgcgacgcagcggcagccaccaAGTCGCGCGGTGACGCGCGCAGGGGTGTCGGCGCGGTTGACCGGTGTGGAAGCCGTGGGTGTGGTCTCATCGActagcggcagcagtggtggtcTGACGATCTCGTGGGGCAgccacggcggtggtgtttGCGTCGTCACCGGCCCCAATGCGTGCGGCAAGACGACTTTGCTCCGAATTATCGGACAGTACTTTACCCTTGCCCAGGCTGGCTGCTTTGTCcctgcgcagcacgcgcagctgtTCCTTGCGGACCGCCTCCTTGCCCACATGCTGTGTGACGAACTCCCCAGCATCGCGCACTCTTCTTTCTGGCGCGAGCTTATGGAGCTGAGCGAGTTGACGCATGCCGCGACGGCTGAGAGCGTCGCCCTCCTCGATGAGCTcggccgcagcaccaccaccgcacaaGGCTTCAGTCTGGCATGGGCCACGGCGCTCCTTCTGAGCGACCGCCGCGTGCACTCGGTGCTGACAACGCACTACGCCGGGCTGCCAAGCCTCGCACGGGTGCGGCCGACGCGCATCGTCGCTTTTCATTTCCGTGTCGCCTTCGAGCAGCTGGTGGCGCGTGATGGGGGTcgagacggcgcagctgcctcaAGTTCGAGGGAGCCGGCACGCACCCGCATTACGATTGCGCGCTTTGGCCACACACTCTTCCCTGGCCCGTGCCCGCAGCGCTGGTACGGCCTCGCGCTGGCAGAGAGGCTGCACTTTTTCGAGCCGGTCCTGGCCATGGCGCGGCACACGAGGGCGTGCCGATCGCCAGCAAGGGAGGCGTACACCGAAGAGGGCGAGGCGTGA
- a CDS encoding hypothetical protein (TriTrypDB/GeneDB-style sysID: LpmP.21.1070), with product MPSESKKAIDGGHSGVASTAAIPGGPLKRHRLPYRRPLPPFLPLVLLFLLLNYLAFAVEVDDKEGVVLLPEYVHGIARKRDALRQAAAAGQVLTEPIPFNVFLFFEESVMGTLFQVGRFLFRSHFGIQVVCVLAWLVHLFELGVCFRICWSCNASFLVALRYMYCTCVGGFTQLSPLIQARDAWVREMRATEELKSKKSQ from the coding sequence ATGCCCTCTGAGTCGAAGAAAGCCATAGACGGCGGCCACTCTGGGGTGGCCTCCACAGCGGCCATCCCAGGGGGGCCATTGAAGCGCCACCGTCTGCCTTATCGCCGccctctgcccccctttctcccgcTCGtccttttgtttttgctgCTCAACTACCTCGCCTTTGCAGTTGAGGTGGATGAcaaggagggggtggtgtTGCTGCCTGAGTACGTGCATGGGATCGCCAGGAAGcgcgacgcgctgcgccaAGCTGCGGCCGCCGGCCAGGTACTGACGGAACCGATCCCCTTCAACGTATTTCTATTTTTTGAAGAGAGCGTGATGGGGACACTGTTCCAGGTAGGCCGCTTCCTTTTCCGCAGCCACTTCGGCATTCAGGTGGTGTGCGTTCTCGCCTGGCTGGTCCACCTCTTCGAGCTCGGCGTGTGCTTCCGCATCTGCTGGTCTTGCAACGCATCCTTCCTGGTGGCGTTACGCTACATGTactgcacgtgtgtgggcggtTTTACGCAGCTTTCGCCGCTTATCCAGGCGAGGGACGCGTGGGTGAGAGAGATGCGCGCCACCGAGGAGCTGAAGTCGAAGAAGTCTCAATGA
- a CDS encoding aspartyl-tRNA synthetase, putative (TriTrypDB/GeneDB-style sysID: LpmP.21.1100): MLRVSLSSCVLWRLHGAVGTASGAVAASVVVTSSSVMSDEWASPPSSLVSARRRCSASTCSVHGASSSTSPHCPASSPSSTPSTASMETTILTSGATSGVDPGSACLTAHGVSIASLRSAFSGSCGESGRIREGDTVTVRARLERTRSRGKRLAFLHLRQPPLESVQAVCEGKALTKQARNITPESIVDVTGVLCRAATSVQSTTCQGWELQVSALQVVSQATTPLPFPYHDTNTKLDTRLNHRVMDLRTEQMAATSRLVSALGQSFRNELLALDFIEVHTPKLLGAASEGGSNVFQVDYFDRKAYLAQSPQLHKQMMLMGDAMRVFEVGPVFRAEKSLTHRHLTEFIGLDGEMVIKESHTEVLDVLEPVMCAVLAQLAQKHSNLIDAVWKQQQQQQGSELENSDGDPLPDPATEPPRCDGRGNAQRDVCCEVALERIEFLGITTDASPTAQTPFKISAQGDPYHARVGGDGSGCRVLRMSFANAAQLLVSCGESEGVVDCALPADDFTLPQERRLGQLIKERYGVDLYVVDGFPSATRPFYTMPVDPSTPDGPTRSYDMYLRGEEICSGAQRVHEIELLEQRLLAKRVDRVGLKDYVDSFRYGAWPHGGFGLGLERIALLFLGLNDIRQVSLFPRDPKRISP; the protein is encoded by the coding sequence ATGCTGCGAGTTTCACTGTCGTCGTGCGTTTTATGGCGTCTGCACGGTGCCGTAGGGACCGCTTCGGGTGCTGTGGCAGCCTCTGTCGTCGTTACGTCTTCTTCAGTTATGTCCGACGAATGGGcgtctcccccttcttcactGGTCtccgcgcggcgccgctgtagtgcgagcacctgcagcgtcCACGGTGCTTCCAGCAGCACATCGCCTCATTGCCCTGCCTCGTCTCCATCCTCTACTCCATCTACTGCCTCGATGGAGACGACCATATTGACCAGTGGTGCTACTTCGGGAGTCGACCCTGGCAGCGCGTGTCTGACGGCACACGGTGTCTCCATTGCTTCTCTACGTTCTGCCTTtagcggcagctgcggtgaGAGCGGCCGCATTCGCGAGGGCGACACAGTCACCGTGCGGGCTCGCTTAGAGCGGacgcgcagccgcggcaaGCGCCTTGCctttctccacctccgtcaGCCTCCCCTTGAGTCCGTGCAGGCTGTGTGCGAAGGTAAGGCGCTGACGAAGCAGGCGAGGAACATTACGCCAGAGTCAATTGTCGATGTCACAGGGGTCTTGTGCCGTGCAGCCACCTCTGTGCAGTCGACCACGTGCCAGGGGTGGGAGCTGCAggtgtcggcgctgcaggtcGTCAGTCAAGCGACCACCCCACTGCCATTTCCATACCACGACACGAACACAAAGCTGGACACACGCCTCAATCACCGCGTCATGGACCTCCGCACAGAACAAATGGCCGCGACGTCACGGCTCGTGTCGGCGCTCGGGCAGAGCTTCCGCAACGAGCTTCTCGCACTCGACTTCATCGAGGTGCACACACCGAAGCTCCTTGGGGCCGCGTCGGAGGGAGGCAGTAACGTGTTTCAGGTGGACTACTTTGATCGCAAGGCGTACCTGGCTCAAtcaccgcagctgcacaagcAGATGATGCTGATGGGCGACGCGATGCGCGTGTTTGAGGTCGGGCCGGTGTTTCGCGCTGAGAAGAGTCTGACACACCGGCACTTGACAGAGTTCATTGGTCTCGATGGTGAGATGGTGATCAAAGAGAGTCACACGGAGGTGCTAGACGTCCTGGAGCCCGTCATGTGTGCCGTTCTGGCGCAGCTTGCACAGAAGCACAGCAACCTTATCGATGCTGTctggaagcagcagcagcagcagcaggggtcAGAGCTGGAAAACAGCGACGGTGATCCACTGCCTGACCCTGCTACGGAGCCGCCTCGTTGTGACGGCCGCGGTAACGCGCAGCGTGATGTGTGCTGCGAGGTAGCGCTGGAGCGGATCGAGTTTTTGGGAATCACTACGGATGCCTCTCCAACGGCGCAGACACCATTCAAAATCTCCGCGCAAGGTGATCCATATCACGCTCGCGTGGGCGGTGACGGTAGCGGGTGCCGTGTGCTTCGCATGAGCTTTGCAAatgcggcacagctgctggtgAGCTGCGGTGAGTCAGAGGGCGTAGTTGACTGCGCACTGCCCGCTGATGACTTTACGCTGCCGCAGGAGCGCCGCCTTGGCCAACTCATAAAAGAGCGCTACGGGGTTGACCTCTACGTGGTCGATGGGTTTCCCTCCGCCACCAGACCCTTTTACACGATGCCGGTTGACCCATCAACGCCGGATGGCCCGACGCGGAGCTACGATATGTACCTACGTGGGGAAGAGAtctgcagtggcgcacagCGTGTCCATGAGATAGAGCTGCTGGAACAACGACTCTTGGCGAAGAGGGTGGACAGGGTGGGTCTGAAAGACTACGTTGACTCCTTCCGCTACGGCGCGTGGCCACACGGCGGCTTCGGCCTGGGGCTCGAGCGCATTGCTCTCTTGTTTCTTGGTCTCAACGACATCCGGCAGGTGTCACTGTTTCCACGTGACCCGAAGCGGATTAGTCCATGA
- a CDS encoding hypothetical protein (TriTrypDB/GeneDB-style sysID: LpmP.21.1050): MNASQSFFTPVVSSSSSNSNSITEAPPHHHRHCASLAPRDSAGSTATEHPADNTDDTLLVVSTKTPLSQRLRTRHSRRSNADCFAGDSESPLGVVRATDLTLCCDSVSVQLNQRDVIDEVSCLFRGGRVTAVVNCCGTHTAFALLAVMAGMLESAAGNVVLNGIPVSASTYQAQTSFLEDGGEISRKEEESSSSATVASDGLLVELTVRENLQYTSALRVANSAQAYSVEEVLQQLLLRPHETSKIKDCSLYVRRRVALGRALLLNPSVLLLDEPLEGLATHESQQYLTILSKLAAPSVADAEARHVMRQAMSAAAAAAAGEGGASTRVTVNLATTSGAGNVSLYTPRHSRLRFGPPARQSTPRPASPTDAPITTAATSTDLASRAEAQRIVVLSMVQPRWALLQYVHDVVLLERSRCIFAGSVRDMLAVKLPKDVMRASMAARANGGGELTDEPGSRAAGTAAAVPSTPPRNLFTAAPANSYDAVDASIQHQRLGERIVHGLYRLATSTTAPAVGDDGSESDEGDAAAAAESGFAPIINAEGHSDAPVSRRSVAAALAASASSSLFIGVNADGPPATALSHMYAHRQARMRASVTAYMEACAMGLVELPEVFHESPSSVVQLLHLLRFGFLELRRNFIWNIFSLVCGLALTSVLAALYGRQGGQEGMQNRVGIVFFLVSCVVLQAVLSLDALRREYATFQRYTVSGYYGVWTYLVFRAITAALWRFGLASFVALAVFVLSNFGDPWHEYRGIFELSVILAVTSFCSHFGVWFLCTWLPSDHVGRFVVFTFYTLNIILAGLVLNLQTLPDAVRAISFASVVRLAYESCILTQFIGKSFGCHDDGTAGANGASPRVTTAAPLGSNASAHQNGRASSLSMQGALRTLAAVQTTACYTGSEYAEFLGFNPSRRWSNVAVLAVMSALLLMGSWIMMALNRPRRRFKMHL; encoded by the coding sequence ATGAATGCATCTCAGTCATTTTTCACACCCGTTGTGAgttccagcagcagcaacagcaacagtaTCACAGAGGCGCCTCCgcatcaccatcgccactGTGCATCTCTAGCACCACGCGACTCGGCGGGGAGCACAGCGACTGAGCACCCTGCTGACAACACCGATGACACCCTCCTCGTTGTCAGCACTAAGACCCCCCTCTCGCAGCGAttgcgcacgcgccacagccgccggTCCAACGCCGACTGCTTCGCCGGTGATTCGGAGAGCCCACTGGGTGTAGTGCGAGCGACTGATTTGACGCTGTGTTGTGACAGCGTCAGTGTGCAGCTCAATCAGCGTGACGTCATTGACGAGGTGTCCTGCCTCTTCCGCGGTGGTCGCGTCACGGCGGTAGTGAACTGCTgtggcacacacactgcATTCGCCCTGCTCGCTGTGATGGCAGGGATGCTGGAGAGCGCTGCAGGCAACGTAGTGCTGAATGGCATCCCCGTCTCCGCATCGACGTACCAGGCGCAGACAAGCTTCCTGGAGGACGGCGGTGAGATCtcaaggaaagaggaagagagcagcagcagtgccactgTGGCGTCGGACGGCCTCCTCGTGGAACTCACGGTGCGCGAGAATCTACAGTACACCAGTGCGTTGCGCGTTGCCAACTCCGCGCAGGCGTATTCGgtcgaggaggtgctgcagcagctgttgctgAGACCCCATGAGACATCCAAAATCAAAGACTGCTCTCTTTACGTGCGACGCCGTGTCGCCCTAGGGagggcgttgctgctcaaTCCCTCGGTGCTCCTGCTTGATGAGCCACTGGAGGGACTGGCCACGCATGAGTCACAGCAGTACTTGACGATTTTGTCGAAGCTGGCGGCACCGTCCGTAGCTGATGCCGAGGCCCGCCACGTCATGCGTCAGGCTAtgagtgccgccgctgctgccgctgctggtgaggGTGGCGCATCCACTCGTGTCACCGTTAATCTTGCCACAACCTCCGGTGCGGGGAATGTGTCTCTATACACGCCGCGTCACAGCAGGCTGCGCTTCGGCCCGCCGGCGCGCCAATCGACACCGAGGCCCGCGTCGCCTACTGATGCCCccatcaccactgccgcgaCCTCTACTGATCTGGCGAGCAGGGCCGAGGCTCAGCGTATCGTCGTGCTGTCGATGGTGCAGCCGCGTTGGGCGCTACTGCAATACGTTCACGATGTCGTGTTGCTCgagcgcagccgctgcatctTTGCTGGCTCGGTGCGGGACATGCTGGCGGTGAAGCTGCCCAAGGACGTAATGCGGGCGAGTAtggcagcgagagcgaaTGGCGGCGGGGAGCTAACTGATGAGCCAggcagccgcgccgctggcaccgccgctgccgtacCCTCCACGCCGCCTCGCAACCTCTTCACAGCAGCCCCGGCTAACTCCTACGACGCTGTCGATGCATCTATTCAGCATCAGCGTCTTGGTGAGCGGATTGTGCACGGGTTATACCGCCTTGCCACAAGCACGACCGCTCCCGCGGTCGGCGATGACGGCTCTGAAAGTGATGaaggcgacgcggcggcggcggcggagtcgGGGTTCGCTCCCATCATCAACGCCGAGGGCCACTCAGATGCACCGGTGTCGCGCCGATCCGTGGCGGCTGCGTTGGCCGCCTCAGCGTCATCATCTCTCTTCATTGGCGTGAATGCAGACGGACCCCCAGCTACGGCGCTGAGCCACATGTACGCACATCGGCAGGCACGCATGCGTGCCAGCGTGACGGCGTACATGGAGGCCTGTGCGATGGGTCTTGTTGAGCTGCCAGAGGTGTTCCACGAGTCGCCGTCTAgcgttgtgcagctgctgcacttgCTCCGCTTCGGCTTCCTCGAGCTGCGGCGCAATTTTATTTGGAATATCTTTTCGCTGGTATGCGGGCTGGCGCTGACTTCGGTGCTCGCCGCGCTCTACGGCCGTCAAGGCGGCCAGGAGGGCATGCAAAACCGAGTCGGCATTGTTTTCTTCCTTGTCAGCTGCGTTgtgctgcaggcggtgctcTCGCTGgacgcgctgcggcgcgagTACGCGACTTTCCAGCGCTACACTGTTAGCGGCTACTACGGTGTCTGGACGTACCTCGTCTTCCGTGCCATCACggctgcgctgtggcgcTTCGGCCTCGCCTCTTTCGTGGCCCTCGCCGTCTTTGTGTTGTCCAACTTTGGGGATCCGTGGCACGAATACCGCGGCATCTTCGAACTCTCCGTCATCCTAGCCGTAACCTCTTTCTGCAGCCACTTTGGTGTTTGGTTCCTGTGCACCTGGCTACCCTCCGACCACGTAGGCCGCTTCGTCGTCTTCACCTTCTACACACTCAACATCATCTTGGCTGGCCTCGTGCTGAATCTGCAGACGCTGCCGGATGCGGTACGGGCCATTTCATTTGCCTCGGTGGTGCGTCTCGCCTACGAGTCGTGCATCCTCACCCAATTCATCGGCAAGTCTTTCGGCTGTCATGACGACGGCACGGCGGGGGCGAACGGCGCCTCGCCACGTGTGACGACGGCCGCTCCACTTGGCTCAAACGCCAGTGCGCACCAAAATGGGCGCGCCTCTTCATTGTCCATGCAGGGCGCGCTTCGCACACTCGCCGCCGTCCAGACCACAGCGTGCTACACCGGCAGCGAATACGCTGAGTTTCTCGGATTCAACCCTTCACGGCGATGGTCGAACGTCGCTGTGCTCGCCGTCATGTCTGCGCTGTTGCTCATGGGCAGCTGGATCATGATGGCGCTGAATcgtccgcggcggcggttcAAGATGCACCTTTAA